A genomic region of Desulfonatronum thiodismutans contains the following coding sequences:
- a CDS encoding rod shape-determining protein: MSRILDILLGPFSSDLAIDLGTANTCVYVKGKGIVLREPSVVAVKKDNRGQNKVLAVGSEAKRMLGRTPGNIEAIRPMKDGVIADFEITEAMLRHFISKVHNRRHLVRPRIIICVPTGITQVEKRAVRESAQSAGAREVYLIEEPMAAAIGANLPVTEPTSNMVVDIGGGTTEVAVISLSGVVYSKSVRMGGDKMDESIMQHLKRKYNMLIGESSAEQIKMQLGSAFPLEKEEEMEVKGRDLVTGIPQNILITSEEVRKALADQVDVIVQAVRIALEQTPPELAADIVDRGIVLTGGGALLRGLDNLLREETSLPITVVDDPLSAVVLGSGKALDSLDILREVTID, encoded by the coding sequence ATGTCGAGAATTCTGGATATCCTGCTGGGCCCATTTTCCAGCGATTTGGCGATTGATTTGGGCACCGCCAATACCTGCGTCTACGTCAAGGGCAAGGGCATCGTGCTCCGTGAACCTTCCGTGGTCGCCGTGAAGAAGGATAATCGCGGTCAAAACAAGGTTTTGGCCGTAGGCTCCGAGGCCAAGCGGATGCTTGGCAGGACCCCCGGAAACATCGAAGCTATCCGCCCCATGAAGGACGGTGTCATCGCGGACTTCGAGATCACCGAGGCCATGCTTCGACACTTCATTTCCAAGGTCCACAATCGTCGTCACCTGGTACGGCCGCGGATCATCATCTGCGTGCCCACGGGCATCACCCAGGTGGAGAAACGAGCCGTGCGCGAGTCCGCGCAAAGCGCGGGGGCACGGGAAGTCTACCTGATCGAGGAACCCATGGCCGCGGCCATCGGCGCCAACCTGCCCGTCACCGAGCCGACTTCCAACATGGTCGTGGATATCGGCGGCGGCACCACCGAAGTGGCCGTCATTTCTCTCTCCGGAGTGGTGTACAGCAAGTCCGTGCGCATGGGCGGGGACAAGATGGACGAATCCATCATGCAGCACCTGAAACGCAAATATAACATGCTCATCGGAGAGAGTTCCGCCGAGCAGATCAAGATGCAGCTCGGCTCGGCCTTTCCACTGGAAAAAGAAGAAGAGATGGAAGTCAAGGGACGGGATCTGGTTACAGGTATTCCCCAGAATATTTTGATCACATCTGAAGAGGTCCGTAAAGCCTTGGCCGATCAGGTGGACGTCATCGTCCAGGCGGTGCGCATCGCTCTGGAGCAGACCCCTCCCGAGCTTGCCGCGGACATCGTCGACCGCGGCATTGTTTTGACCGGAGGCGGCGCCCTGCTCCGCGGGCTGGACAACCTGCTGCGCGAAGAGACTTCGCTGCCCATTACCGTTGTCGACGACCCACTTTCAGCCGTGGTGCTCGGT
- a CDS encoding TIGR01212 family radical SAM protein (This family includes YhcC from E. coli K-12, an uncharacterized radical SAM protein.), which yields MNLAKMVGASKAASRLRVLPAISSQNDAAVLSFRYNSLSVYLRSKYGVRVRKIPLDAGSTCPNRDGLLSRSGCMFCNPSGSGSGLFDRGLSLTEQWVTLTRRLGQKYKTDAFWAYLQSFSNTYGPLSRVRRLMGELADLPGVRLVGLGTRPDCLDEEKLRCIADCGFAEVWLDIGLQSANDRTLRHINRGHDFACFARCVDRAHAWGLSVCAHVMHGLPGESDVDFLETIRQVNRLPVAGIKFHNLFVAAGSSLEPVWRSGGYVPPTKDAYVQSVITGLQLLRPDIIVHRLNADPQPHELLAPLWAGDKRDVLDTLGRRMEAEDARQGQGFLCS from the coding sequence GTGAATCTAGCAAAGATGGTGGGTGCAAGCAAGGCGGCAAGTCGCCTTCGCGTCCTCCCCGCGATATCTTCTCAAAACGATGCCGCCGTGCTCTCCTTCCGCTACAACTCCCTTTCCGTTTATTTACGGTCAAAATATGGCGTCCGGGTGCGGAAAATTCCCCTGGATGCCGGTTCAACCTGCCCAAACCGGGACGGTCTGCTTTCCCGAAGCGGCTGCATGTTCTGCAATCCGTCCGGTTCGGGCTCCGGGCTGTTTGATCGCGGGCTGTCCCTAACCGAACAATGGGTTACCTTGACTCGGCGCTTGGGGCAAAAATACAAGACAGACGCCTTTTGGGCCTATCTGCAATCCTTTTCCAATACTTATGGTCCGTTGAGCCGAGTCCGTCGGTTGATGGGCGAGTTGGCCGACCTGCCAGGAGTTCGTCTGGTCGGTCTGGGAACCCGTCCGGATTGTTTGGATGAAGAAAAACTGCGGTGCATCGCGGACTGTGGCTTTGCGGAAGTCTGGCTGGACATCGGGCTGCAATCCGCCAATGATCGAACCTTACGGCACATCAATCGCGGTCATGACTTCGCCTGCTTTGCCCGGTGCGTGGACCGGGCTCATGCCTGGGGGCTGTCGGTCTGCGCTCACGTCATGCATGGACTGCCCGGGGAAAGCGACGTCGATTTTTTAGAAACCATTCGCCAGGTGAATCGATTGCCCGTCGCGGGAATCAAATTTCACAATCTTTTCGTGGCCGCGGGCAGCTCTCTGGAACCGGTCTGGCGAAGCGGCGGCTACGTCCCGCCGACAAAAGATGCCTATGTTCAGTCCGTGATCACGGGGCTGCAACTGCTCCGGCCGGACATCATCGTGCACCGCCTGAACGCGGACCCCCAGCCCCACGAACTGCTGGCGCCTCTGTGGGCCGGGGACAAGCGAGACGTCCTGGATACGCTGGGGCGACGCATGGAAGCCGAGGATGCGCGGCAGGGTCAGGGCTTCCTGTGTTCATGA
- a CDS encoding methylated-DNA--[protein]-cysteine S-methyltransferase: MRNRDLIRVDPLFLSLTWREDRLESISLEWSESSAAGRKSALITPWAEPFRDSLARYLSKKDPAWPEIPLAGDGLSDFAWKVLRRLRTLPTGAWLSYGELATDCGHPMAARAVGRVMARNPWPLLFPCHRVLGRSGQLTGFGPGLEMKQYLLAHEGIPHAPVNRGAL; this comes from the coding sequence ATGCGAAATCGCGACCTCATCAGGGTCGATCCTCTTTTTCTCAGTTTGACGTGGCGGGAGGACCGCCTGGAGTCCATATCCCTGGAATGGTCGGAAAGCTCGGCAGCCGGGCGGAAATCCGCCTTGATCACTCCCTGGGCCGAGCCGTTCCGGGACAGTCTGGCGCGCTACTTGTCCAAGAAGGATCCGGCTTGGCCGGAGATTCCGTTGGCCGGAGACGGTTTGAGCGATTTCGCCTGGAAGGTCTTGCGACGTTTGCGTACTTTGCCGACCGGGGCCTGGCTCAGCTACGGCGAGCTGGCGACGGATTGCGGACATCCCATGGCCGCCAGGGCCGTGGGGCGGGTCATGGCCCGAAACCCGTGGCCCTTGCTGTTTCCCTGCCACAGGGTGCTGGGGCGCTCCGGTCAATTGACGGGCTTTGGCCCCGGTTTGGAAATGAAACAATACCTGCTGGCCCACGAAGGCATACCCCATGCTCCGGTGAACCGGGGTGCCTTGTAG
- a CDS encoding TIGR01777 family oxidoreductase yields MRFFILGGTGFVGKHLIKWLLQQSHDVEVLGRSAKSLDRIPSGCRTVIGDPMRPGEWQERAGQGDVVINLVGRSIMTRWSDVTKKEILESRVQSTRMAVQTLAGDQGKGKVLINANAVGYYPLDSKAEFAEDGPRGTGFLADVAQAWQYEAEKARGFGARVVIARFGTVLGPDGGAMAQLLPIFRKGLGGRLGSGEQWFPWIHVLDLCRALEFMALHAEMDGPVNCCAPQAATNTYFTRALGGLLRRPTIFPVPGFAIKLVMGEVAQVVLQGAKIVPKALTDAGFTFRFGMLEGALKDILAQKQTQAEAK; encoded by the coding sequence ATGCGCTTTTTTATTCTGGGTGGGACCGGTTTCGTCGGCAAGCATTTGATCAAATGGTTATTGCAACAAAGCCATGACGTGGAAGTTCTGGGGCGAAGCGCGAAAAGCTTGGATCGAATTCCTTCCGGATGCCGGACCGTCATCGGCGATCCCATGCGCCCTGGAGAGTGGCAGGAAAGGGCGGGCCAGGGAGACGTGGTAATCAACCTGGTTGGCCGGTCGATCATGACCCGCTGGAGCGACGTGACCAAAAAGGAGATTCTGGAATCCAGGGTTCAGTCCACGCGCATGGCCGTGCAGACCCTGGCCGGAGATCAGGGCAAGGGCAAGGTTCTGATCAACGCCAACGCCGTGGGTTACTACCCGCTGGATTCCAAAGCCGAGTTTGCCGAGGACGGGCCGCGAGGCACGGGGTTTCTGGCCGACGTGGCTCAGGCGTGGCAATATGAAGCGGAAAAGGCTCGAGGGTTCGGTGCCCGGGTGGTCATTGCCCGGTTCGGGACCGTGCTGGGACCGGACGGCGGTGCCATGGCCCAGCTGCTTCCGATTTTTCGCAAGGGCCTGGGCGGGCGCCTGGGCAGCGGAGAGCAGTGGTTTCCGTGGATTCACGTGCTTGATCTGTGCCGGGCTTTGGAGTTCATGGCTCTGCACGCGGAGATGGACGGCCCTGTGAACTGCTGCGCGCCCCAGGCGGCCACGAATACGTATTTCACCCGGGCCTTGGGAGGTTTGCTGCGTCGGCCGACAATTTTTCCGGTCCCGGGGTTTGCCATCAAATTGGTCATGGGAGAGGTCGCCCAGGTCGTGCTGCAAGGGGCGAAAATCGTGCCGAAGGCCCTGACTGACGCCGGATTTACTTTTCGATTTGGGATGCTGGAAGGAGCTTTGAAGGACATTCTCGCCCAGAAGCAAACTCAGGCAGAGGCCAAATGA
- a CDS encoding acyl-[acyl-carrier-protein] thioesterase → MSRSVWTESFRVRTSEADMFGLARLDALFGCFQEAAGHHARDLGVGREHLDAQGCFWVLSRCWMRVRRYPAWGKEFVVRTWPQGVRRLFALRHFRLLDPDGEEFGSGISAWVILDAAKHRPVRPGPFLEHMVLPDEPDVEGDILEKQDVAQNMRELRPVTVPYSDLDVNRHVNNAAYVRWILDSFDQEHHERRQVRSIRIDYLAETLLGETISIQSQSDFENNAQAVVGQRETRDASLVSPALTTVFQAKVVWSERAP, encoded by the coding sequence ATGAGCCGGTCGGTTTGGACGGAATCCTTCAGGGTACGGACCAGCGAGGCGGATATGTTCGGCCTGGCCCGCCTGGACGCCCTGTTCGGTTGTTTTCAGGAGGCTGCCGGACATCATGCCCGGGATCTCGGCGTGGGCCGGGAACATTTGGACGCGCAAGGATGTTTCTGGGTGCTTTCTCGCTGCTGGATGCGCGTCCGGCGTTATCCGGCCTGGGGCAAGGAATTTGTGGTCCGCACCTGGCCTCAGGGGGTGCGTCGGCTTTTTGCGCTGCGCCATTTTCGCCTGCTGGACCCTGACGGCGAGGAATTCGGTTCCGGTATCTCGGCCTGGGTGATCCTGGATGCGGCGAAGCATCGACCTGTCCGTCCCGGCCCGTTTCTGGAGCACATGGTCTTGCCCGATGAGCCGGACGTGGAGGGCGACATTCTCGAAAAGCAAGATGTCGCCCAAAATATGCGGGAACTGCGTCCCGTTACCGTGCCGTACAGCGACCTGGACGTGAACCGACACGTCAACAACGCGGCCTACGTGCGCTGGATACTGGACAGCTTTGACCAAGAGCACCATGAACGCCGCCAAGTCCGCTCCATCCGCATCGACTATCTGGCCGAGACCCTGCTTGGCGAAACCATTTCGATACAAAGCCAAAGTGACTTTGAAAACAATGCCCAAGCTGTCGTCGGTCAGCGCGAGACGAGGGACGCATCCCTGGTCTCGCCAGCGTTAACGACTGTTTTTCAAGCTAAAGTCGTCTGGAGTGAGCGAGCTCCCTGA
- a CDS encoding sulfatase-like hydrolase/transferase produces the protein MTSTQQILLSLVCYAISTWLLSGSLRVRPVRYGFGLSGFCLILATGVFLIADSFTTMGIDASVTYHLRYGLSGAGFAEYSGSVYAGMAMLSLAAAVGFVSVRRLRPIPGRSVHSRSWTAPFVLGAAFLVNPGIQDISRLATQPLKQASGKDHFTVLYHVPPITPVTGRPKNLVFIYAESLERTYFDESLFPGLIQGLRELEQEALSFTGVEQVSGTHWTIAGMVASQCGIPLVTSSGGNSMSGIDHFLPGAICLGDVLQAQGYALTFLGGADLDFAGKGKFYATHGFSEIKGKTELQGILEDPAYLNEWGLYDDVLLEYAGQRFEQLSQTPNPFAMVLLTLDTHHPRGHPSRKCAGMRYQTGDNPVLNAVKCSDYLISKFVRDVMRSSHWENTLIVIASDHLAMGNTATHLLDQGNQKNMFMVIDSDHENGIMIDKPGTTLDIAPTVLSLLGFDVSLFGLGRALIGAEPTLIMQESDLGLTLAGFRSEIAMFWRYPVVREGIRINVPRRSLHVNERVFQLPTLLHLSKSGEILDVFFEYQLFDYAEKLASYFSRMKHDDVVVWVDFCQNFRGLDLDFGEDSFCVYLGKVDDEKPLVTPIIDEIYISMKLLDPFLK, from the coding sequence ATGACCTCGACGCAACAGATTCTTCTCTCCCTGGTTTGCTACGCCATCAGTACATGGCTGCTCTCCGGAAGCCTCCGGGTGCGTCCGGTCCGCTACGGATTCGGGCTCAGCGGCTTCTGTCTGATCCTGGCGACAGGTGTTTTTCTGATCGCCGATTCCTTTACCACGATGGGGATCGATGCGTCCGTGACCTATCACCTCCGGTACGGTCTGTCCGGAGCCGGCTTCGCGGAGTACTCCGGCAGCGTCTACGCGGGTATGGCCATGCTTTCCCTCGCCGCCGCGGTAGGCTTTGTCTCGGTCCGGCGACTGCGTCCGATTCCAGGCAGATCGGTTCATTCCAGAAGCTGGACCGCCCCCTTCGTGCTGGGCGCGGCGTTCCTGGTCAATCCGGGAATTCAGGACATCTCCAGGTTGGCGACCCAGCCTTTGAAGCAAGCCTCGGGCAAGGATCACTTCACTGTCCTTTACCATGTGCCACCCATTACTCCCGTGACAGGCCGACCCAAAAACCTTGTCTTCATTTACGCCGAAAGTTTGGAGCGAACCTACTTCGACGAGTCCCTGTTTCCCGGGTTGATCCAGGGGCTCCGGGAGCTGGAGCAAGAAGCCCTGTCTTTCACTGGGGTGGAACAGGTCAGCGGCACCCATTGGACCATTGCCGGCATGGTCGCCAGTCAGTGCGGCATTCCGCTTGTCACATCCTCCGGCGGCAATTCCATGTCCGGGATTGACCATTTTTTGCCCGGCGCAATCTGCCTAGGCGACGTGCTGCAAGCCCAAGGGTACGCTCTCACCTTTCTGGGAGGGGCGGACCTGGATTTTGCCGGAAAGGGCAAGTTTTATGCTACTCATGGATTCTCCGAAATAAAGGGGAAAACCGAGCTGCAAGGCATATTGGAGGATCCGGCCTACCTGAACGAGTGGGGACTGTATGACGACGTGTTACTGGAGTATGCTGGCCAACGCTTTGAACAACTGTCCCAAACGCCCAACCCGTTCGCCATGGTTCTTCTGACTTTGGACACCCATCATCCCCGAGGCCATCCTTCAAGAAAATGTGCCGGTATGCGCTACCAGACTGGCGACAACCCCGTACTCAATGCCGTAAAATGCTCGGACTATCTGATTTCCAAATTCGTCCGCGACGTGATGCGTTCTTCCCATTGGGAAAATACGCTGATCGTCATTGCCTCGGATCATCTTGCCATGGGCAATACGGCCACCCATCTTTTAGATCAGGGAAACCAAAAAAACATGTTCATGGTCATTGATTCAGACCACGAAAACGGAATAATGATCGACAAACCGGGGACGACCCTGGACATTGCCCCCACCGTTCTTTCTTTGCTCGGCTTCGACGTGTCCTTGTTTGGTCTGGGCCGCGCTCTCATCGGTGCCGAACCCACCTTGATCATGCAAGAGTCCGATCTAGGACTGACACTGGCCGGCTTTCGATCTGAAATCGCCATGTTTTGGAGGTACCCCGTAGTACGAGAGGGTATTCGAATAAACGTTCCACGGCGGAGTCTGCATGTAAATGAAAGGGTTTTTCAGCTGCCGACACTTTTGCATTTGAGCAAAAGCGGCGAAATTCTTGACGTGTTCTTCGAATACCAACTCTTTGACTACGCCGAGAAACTGGCATCCTACTTCTCGCGCATGAAACACGACGATGTCGTTGTCTGGGTTGATTTCTGTCAGAATTTCAGAGGCCTGGACTTGGACTTCGGAGAGGATTCATTTTGTGTTTACTTGGGTAAGGTCGACGATGAAAAGCCCTTAGTAACGCCCATAATCGATGAGATATATATCTCGATGAAGTTGCTGGACCCGTTTTTGAAATGA
- a CDS encoding DUF2062 domain-containing protein, whose product MTAFTTSFPHRILKRIRKPDVSQRLQDWLTRHPRSARLLHHSGALRTDPDALARGVAVGLFIGLTPTFGVQTALIVVGCILLRGNVCSALAASWVCNPLTIIPLYWCFHALGDACFSTLPAFAAPPFAPDAWDVGDELLITALGSLIMAFPLAVFGYLAALQGAGRLLRQRAMNRSLKNGV is encoded by the coding sequence ATGACGGCTTTCACAACCAGTTTTCCCCATCGGATACTTAAACGGATTCGGAAACCGGACGTTTCCCAACGGCTCCAGGATTGGCTGACCCGGCACCCCCGGTCCGCCAGGCTCCTGCATCACAGCGGTGCGTTGCGCACTGATCCCGATGCTCTGGCCCGGGGCGTGGCCGTGGGTCTGTTTATCGGCCTGACCCCGACTTTCGGCGTACAGACCGCGCTCATCGTTGTTGGCTGCATCCTGTTGCGCGGAAACGTCTGTAGCGCTCTGGCCGCGTCCTGGGTCTGCAACCCTCTGACCATTATCCCGCTCTATTGGTGCTTCCACGCCTTGGGTGACGCCTGCTTTTCGACCCTTCCGGCCTTTGCTGCCCCTCCTTTTGCTCCGGATGCCTGGGATGTGGGCGATGAGCTGCTGATCACGGCTCTCGGCAGCCTGATCATGGCCTTTCCCCTGGCTGTTTTCGGCTATCTAGCGGCCTTGCAGGGCGCGGGCCGGTTGCTTCGCCAAAGAGCCATGAATCGATCCCTGAAAAACGGAGTGTAA
- a CDS encoding glycosyltransferase, translated as MPKHFLQAGRTTTNLTVILTILAIHSGVWWFFNRPITQQQDWQDSIQGVSFSPYQSWQDPFLGIHPSAQELRDDLRLLQGRVREVRSYGSTNGLEQIPALAAEFGLFVTAGAWLDADRTNNAQELHNLLRNAEVHANVKQVILGNESLLRGDLTVAELSRYLREARDRTTKPVSTAEPWHVWMDHPELAAEVDFIAIHILPYWEDIPADTAVQWALDRHADVANAFPGKRILVAEVGWPSHGERNGPAKPGRDKQAIFLREFLPAAQKLGIEYFVMEAFDQPWKQPMEGVVGGHWGIFDQHRQPKFAWTGPIVRSVTWGLECAAASLLGVLMLGVYLRRRSSVPVMVILPFGLLLQAAAATMIWYAGAPMGAAYSRLELAVWLGLFPLNLGLLTVVLTSGLEMERLLSPGGLRRDPSASGPQPVGLPKVSLHVAICNEPADMVLKTLSSLDALDYPDFEVLVVDNNTTSSASWHPVQEFCKGRGTRFRFFHLRKCKGFKAGALNFALTKTHPDTGIVGIVDSDYVVRPDWLRTLAPNFCRDPQLALVQAPQDHRDWETNSFKTMCNWEYAGFFQIGMVHRNEDNAIIQHGTMSLIRHEALREAGGWATWCICEDAELGLRLMAAGHKTLYVPQSFGWGLAPDTFSSYCGQRFRWAYGAVQILKRHWRCLLPWNRNNGLTPAQKYHFLTGWLPWFADAAHLLCVTASLLWAGGMLLTPNWIGTPMSIFLLPVMAAFGFRLLQFIWLYQVRVRCGLPRTLGAALAGTALMHTIGKAVLSGMATSDKPFLRTPKSEAASGLFRGLSMVRQEALLGLLLWLAAGWLALDRGFADGDVNLWMAVLVLQSSPYVAAVAVALVNVLSIKPAGDLPRTAAPAPSVSLLRLRFRSAARLTTSLLLKGKI; from the coding sequence ATGCCAAAACACTTTTTGCAGGCAGGCCGAACCACAACGAACCTGACCGTCATCTTGACCATCTTGGCCATTCATTCAGGAGTCTGGTGGTTTTTCAACCGACCGATAACTCAGCAGCAGGACTGGCAAGATTCGATTCAGGGCGTTTCCTTCAGCCCATACCAGTCATGGCAGGACCCGTTTCTTGGCATCCACCCCAGTGCCCAGGAACTACGCGACGACCTTCGACTGCTCCAGGGCAGGGTCCGGGAAGTCCGCTCCTACGGCTCCACCAACGGCCTGGAACAGATCCCGGCCCTGGCCGCGGAATTCGGACTGTTCGTCACCGCCGGGGCCTGGCTGGATGCAGATCGAACGAACAACGCCCAGGAGCTTCATAACCTGCTCCGCAACGCCGAAGTCCACGCCAACGTGAAGCAGGTGATCCTGGGGAACGAAAGCCTGTTGCGCGGAGACCTGACCGTGGCGGAGCTGAGCCGTTACCTGCGGGAGGCCAGGGATCGGACCACCAAGCCCGTGAGCACCGCCGAGCCCTGGCACGTCTGGATGGACCATCCGGAACTCGCCGCGGAAGTGGATTTTATTGCCATCCATATCCTTCCCTACTGGGAGGATATCCCGGCGGACACGGCCGTGCAGTGGGCCCTGGATCGCCATGCTGACGTGGCGAATGCCTTTCCCGGCAAACGAATACTGGTCGCCGAAGTGGGCTGGCCCAGTCACGGCGAACGCAACGGCCCGGCCAAGCCCGGCCGGGACAAGCAGGCCATTTTTCTCCGCGAGTTCCTGCCCGCGGCTCAGAAGCTCGGCATCGAATACTTTGTGATGGAGGCCTTTGATCAACCCTGGAAACAGCCCATGGAAGGCGTGGTGGGAGGACACTGGGGTATCTTCGATCAGCACCGCCAGCCCAAGTTCGCCTGGACAGGCCCCATCGTCCGCTCCGTGACATGGGGCCTGGAATGTGCCGCTGCCTCACTTTTAGGCGTGCTGATGCTGGGTGTTTATCTGCGTCGCCGTTCCAGTGTTCCGGTGATGGTGATTCTGCCCTTCGGCCTTCTGCTCCAGGCCGCCGCGGCCACTATGATCTGGTATGCGGGCGCGCCGATGGGGGCGGCCTATTCCCGTTTGGAACTGGCCGTCTGGCTGGGACTGTTTCCGCTGAATCTGGGCCTGCTCACGGTCGTCCTGACCAGCGGCCTGGAAATGGAACGGCTGCTCAGCCCGGGCGGACTCCGCCGCGACCCGTCCGCCTCCGGACCGCAACCCGTCGGGCTGCCCAAGGTCTCCCTGCATGTGGCCATCTGCAACGAGCCGGCGGACATGGTCCTGAAAACCCTGAGCAGTCTGGACGCCCTGGACTATCCGGACTTCGAGGTGCTGGTGGTGGACAACAACACCACCTCATCCGCCTCGTGGCACCCGGTCCAGGAATTCTGCAAGGGCCGGGGAACACGGTTCCGGTTCTTCCATTTGCGGAAATGCAAGGGCTTCAAGGCCGGCGCCCTGAACTTCGCCCTGACCAAGACCCACCCGGATACCGGCATTGTCGGCATCGTGGACAGCGACTACGTCGTCCGTCCTGACTGGTTGCGTACTCTTGCACCCAATTTTTGTCGGGATCCGCAGCTGGCACTGGTCCAGGCTCCCCAGGACCACCGCGACTGGGAAACGAATTCGTTCAAGACCATGTGCAACTGGGAATATGCCGGTTTTTTTCAGATCGGCATGGTTCATCGCAACGAGGACAACGCCATCATCCAGCACGGCACCATGTCCCTGATCCGCCATGAAGCCCTGCGCGAGGCCGGTGGCTGGGCAACCTGGTGCATCTGCGAGGACGCCGAACTGGGGTTGCGGTTGATGGCGGCGGGCCACAAGACCCTCTATGTGCCTCAGAGCTTCGGATGGGGGCTGGCCCCGGACACCTTCTCCAGCTACTGTGGCCAACGGTTCCGGTGGGCCTACGGAGCCGTCCAAATCCTGAAACGGCATTGGCGGTGTTTGCTGCCCTGGAACCGGAACAACGGCCTGACCCCGGCCCAGAAGTATCATTTTCTGACCGGCTGGCTGCCTTGGTTCGCGGATGCGGCGCATCTGCTCTGCGTCACGGCCAGCCTGCTCTGGGCCGGCGGAATGCTGCTGACACCGAACTGGATCGGCACTCCGATGTCCATTTTTCTGTTGCCCGTCATGGCCGCATTCGGCTTCCGCCTGCTGCAGTTCATCTGGCTCTACCAAGTCCGGGTGCGCTGCGGTCTGCCGCGCACCCTGGGCGCGGCTCTGGCCGGAACCGCCCTGATGCACACCATAGGCAAAGCCGTGCTTTCGGGAATGGCAACCTCGGATAAGCCGTTTCTGCGCACTCCCAAAAGCGAGGCTGCGTCCGGTCTGTTTCGAGGACTGTCCATGGTCCGCCAGGAGGCGCTTTTGGGCCTCCTGCTCTGGTTGGCGGCTGGCTGGCTGGCCCTTGACCGAGGATTCGCGGATGGGGACGTCAATTTATGGATGGCCGTTCTGGTCTTGCAATCGTCGCCCTACGTGGCCGCCGTGGCCGTGGCTCTGGTCAACGTCCTCTCGATAAAGCCTGCCGGCGACCTACCGCGGACGGCCGCCCCGGCCCCGTCCGTCTCCTTGTTGCGGTTGCGTTTTCGATCCGCGGCCAGATTGACGACAAGCCTGTTGCTGAAGGGAAAAATATGA